The Quercus lobata isolate SW786 chromosome 4, ValleyOak3.0 Primary Assembly, whole genome shotgun sequence genome segment ACTTTTGAAGATGGAAATTGTGATTTCTTCATCTAGAACTAAGTCATAATTAATACCCAATCATACGATATTACAGAGTATAGATAGCATCTTTTAGTTCAAAACCTTACTCCATATCCTTGGCCCTATGAATTTTTCAAAGTTCCCACAATCATTtccaatatattcaagtttccTTCAATAAAAATCCTTTCCCCGTTTGGCAACCCATGAATCAATTCATTCATGTCCTCCAAAAAGTTTTGCTTAATGGATTCTTCTTATCCAATTTGAGTGTTTGCATAAATTATGTAGTTTGTCTCTTCTCCTAAGACAGTATTTATTAACATAATTTTGTCCCCTTTCCTCTAAACctcaatttccttttttaaatcTTTATCTATAATCCTTATCCcgtttctatttttatatattcttgTATACCTACCATAAATTATACTCAATTATGTTCAATTTCTCAACTACCCACTTAGTCTCATGAATGCATCATATTAATTTTCCTCCCAACCATTGTACCTACTATTTTCATTAGTTTCTTAGTTAAATAACTTATACCATTGCACACCTTGGTGTGATGGTtactctataagtataagtacttgtggggtgtaGGGGGCAAGGGCCgagattcaagtctctaggagggggcttcacacacatatacacttagattatcttagaatagaatttctatcttgtataaaaaattaaaaaaaaaaaaaaaaaaaacctatattcCAAGTGTACACGAATCCTATTCCATTAGgctaactttttttatttgcaCTCATCCATAAAAATGCAGGAACTCTTAATGATAGATGAAGAATTGGATTAGGATCTTCTAGAATTCTAAGGCTAATTCTAccatcaaattaataaaatgctATATACCCATTTTGAAATGAGTAGATTAGATTTTATTATGATATCAGCATTTGATCAAACCTAGCTATTATTGTTTCAGTATTGTTTAACTATTGATGGTGTGATAAAATCTAATTCATTCATTTCATAATATATAGATTGAGTTACAATGGATTTATTTAATGACTTTTGTTAATATAGACCTTTTTCATTGAAAGTGGCTCAACGGCCTAAAAAATATAGCTAGACCGTGTTGGGTTTTCCCCTCCTTAACTAGTTTACCATCCTAAACAAATGTTCTAACAACATCCTTATTTAAAATCTTTAAAGCAGTACTATCTAGAAAGTGACATGCCGCAACCATATTGCCCAGATTtgtgcccaaaaaaaaaggcgTGTTTGGGAGGTAGAAGAAGAACATGGATGGTCAACATCAACCAACTAAAGCTGAAtgcaacccaaaataaaaaaccagtCAACTTTCTAATCCCAACAACTTAGATCTCCCAGTTCTCCGTTTGCCAGTCACCAAAGCTGTCACTCTAGCCTTCTCCCTTATTACCGTTAATGAAAGACCTCAAAAGAGTCAAGCACTAAGCAcacaaattaaagaaaaacgaaaaacaaaaaaataaaaataaaataaaataataaaaaaatagaaccccaataaacaaaacaaaaagaaaactccAGCAAGCCAAACCCACATACCTTCCTTCCAAGCCATCCAAAGCACCCCATTCACTTCTCAACTCAATAGTAcacaagcacaagcacaagcacaagCAAAGCAAAGAGTAGTATAACCCAAGAAACACTCAATTCCTCTCTTTTCACACAAACAAACTCCAATTCCATTCCAAACCCACAACTCAAATAAATCCACAAACCAGAGAAATGCCAGAAACAGATAATATTAGCTCCTCAAAACCCCCACAAATCTCCGAAATGTTCACAAAATTTGCTCAGGCTTTCAAGTCCAAGACCTTCGAATTCTTCACGGAAATCGAACCCATCGACGATTCTGATGGGTACTCACTACTTGACTCAGCTGAAGAAGTCATCACAGACCAGAAAGTCGTGGTGATCAAGCCTGACCCAACTCGTCAAGCTCCCTCTTTTGGGATAGAGCCAACACCGCCACCATCAGCGATAACAAGGCCATGGAGTCAGACCCAGATGAAAACTGTGGATACCCAGGTGAGCCAGACACTGATTTCGTCGGTTTTCGCTACGGTTTCGTCGTTTGAAGCTTCGTACTTTCAGTTACAGACAGCCCACGTTCCGTTTGTTGAGGAAAATGTGAAGGAAGCGGATAGAGCTTTGGTCTCACACCTGCATAGGTTGTCTGAGTTCAAGCAATTCTACAAGGATTTAGTGAAGAACCCGGATTTTGATGCTGATTTGGGAATTGGGTCTTGCTTGGAAGCTCAGGTGCAAGAGAATCAGAGCAAGTTGCGGATACTTGGGACCGTTTCGAACCGGTTACAGTCGGAGATTGATCAGAAAGACAACGAGGTTTTGGCTCTGAAGAAGAAGCTGGGTGAGATTCGTAAGTCTAATTTGAAGTTGTCCAAGAAGTTGTCTGGTAATTTCGATTCATCTTGTGAGGTTTTTTTGTCTGTTAGAGTATTTGATTCTGTGTTACATGATGCTTGTAGAGCAACACATAGGTTTACTAAGATTTTGATTGAATTGATGACAAAAGCTATGTGGGATTTGGATTTGGCTGCCAATTCTGTTTATTTGGATATTGAGTATGCGAAAAAGGGGCATAATCGTTATGCGTTTTTGTCGTATGTTTGTTTAGGGATGTTTAGGGGATTTGATTTAAAAGGGTTTGGATTGGGTGAGAATGATATTGTGTGTAATGGGCATGTTTTGAATTCGGAAAAGAATGGTACTTCTATGAAGCAATTACTCGAGCATGTATCGAGCAATCCTATGGAGTTGCTAAGTATGAATCAGAGttgtgatttttcaaaattttgtgagAATAAGTATCAAGAGCTTGTCAACCCCACCATGGAATCGTCAATTTTCAGTAATTTGGCCCATAAAGAAGTGATATTGAATTCATGGAAATCATTGAGTGTGTTCTATGACTCGTTTGTTAGAATGGCTAGCTCAATATGGACACTACATAAGTTGGCATTTTCGTTTGATCCTGTGGTTGAGATTTTTCAAGTGGAGAGAGGTGTGGATTTCTCGATGGTGTACATGGAAGATGTCACAAGGAGATGTATATTGCCAGGTAAAACTAGAGCAAAGGTGGGGTTCACTGTGGTTCCAGGTTTTAAAATCGGAAGGACAATAATTCAAGCACAGGTTTATTTAAATGGCTTGAAATGTACAGAGTTAGGAGTTGATGAAGTTGCTAATTGTGGGAATGGTAGTGAACAAGACAGATTTATTAGGTAATCCAAAATAGGTTGTTTTCGTTTTGGTTTTCAGGCTTGGTTTGCTGGTCAAAATTTAGCGATTGAATTCCACGAAATCAATGTTGGAGGTTCTATATCAAAGAATGATGCCTGTCTTACAAAGCTCAAGAAGGAAACTGTGGAAATACACACTCATAAATACAAGCTTCTTGCTACGATACTGAAGTGGGAGTTACTATGGTACAGCAACTCTTTCAGCTATCTTGTGATATGTAGCTATAACTCTATCTGGTTTCTGAATTCGGTTTTCCTTTCTTGTATGTTAAGTCTTTTATAGAGTAAACTGTATAGagcctttttctttctctcccccTCTTTTTGTGTTCATTTGACACAAATACGTCGTGAAATTGTGTATCTTAATCAGTGACTCTAACAAATAATTATAGTGTTTTGACTTTCAATTGTAAATTGTTACTGCACGAATGAATGATTTCATTAAACATTTACGTTTTTGAGATATAATTATTAGATACtctaattgaaaatttcttaaTCCCAGAAGAAACGGTCATCATAATTTGCTTATGCTGATGTCTCAGATTTGTTATCACTGAATCACAGCGATAACAGAGTGAACGGTGGAATCCTTTGGATGCTGTTtttggagggatggaaaagcacgaatgttgtttttttttggggggggtggggaatGGGAAGGAAAGGATGGTTTGGATGCTGTTTTGCATTCCATTCTagtcctctctcttctcttacttTTGGGTACCGACTGGATTGTCGATTGccagtttttgttttgtgaagtCACCTTTTTGTCATTCAGCTTCAAGACAAAACAATCTCTTATCTCTTTTGAAGGGTGTGTCAGTGTGCgtgaaaataatattgttatttgttataatcatattcttcttcttctttcttctttcttaaaTGAGTAAGTGCTACAATTTTGCCACAACAGTGGACAATAAGTGGTAAAAAAAAGTCGTGAATTCATGTAAAAGTGGTGGTTCACATTCACAATTGACCACTTCAATAAGTTGTGGCAAAGCGTATGATTATAGAAGaacttaaattttttctaaatagatatatcattatttttttctcttcgtTACAAACATCTATAGTccaaaaaataactcaatttaacttttcttcctttcatttctttttgggTGCACACTTAAACACACTATTAAGCACTAGTGCAATCCATTATCAATGCCATCATTGACAGTCATCAAGTCTGCTTGGCTTTGtttcaaagtaatttttttttaattttatttttattatatcctGGGGAGTGGGGATGAATCACAAAAACCCTCTTGCTTCTATCATTAtgcttttttatcttttgttttgctttccATTTAATTTCCCTCGAATGTTTATATCCAATTATTTGCTTCTATATATGATCATTCCAGGCAAGATAATGATGCTTTGGTCTTCATTGTTGTGTTGTTTTGtgttattatcttatttttttggtttcttttaaaCTTGATGAATTGATGATAGTTGTTTCGGCAAAAAGAATTGATGATAGTTTTTAGCTTAAATGAGCTTTTAATTCCTTAGTTTAATACGTTTTCAAAGTTAGATGAGTTTGTTTAGTTTTTGCGTCCTCTACCTCCTTTGGTCGGGCTGTTCATTGAAATTAGCTATGGGCCGAGCCCATTCTAGAATTAGAATGTCTTTCTATGTTAAGGTTGGGCTTCAAggtaattataatttttaaacgtTGAACTCCAACCTGACAAAGTC includes the following:
- the LOC115983158 gene encoding protein GRAVITROPIC IN THE LIGHT 1-like; amino-acid sequence: MPETDNISSSKPPQISEMFTKFAQAFKSKTFEFFTEIEPIDDSDGYSLLDSAEEVITDQKVVVIKPDPTRQAPSFGIEPTPPPSAITRPWSQTQMKTVDTQVSQTLISSVFATVSSFEASYFQLQTAHVPFVEENVKEADRALVSHLHRLSEFKQFYKDLVKNPDFDADLGIGSCLEAQVQENQSKLRILGTVSNRLQSEIDQKDNEVLALKKKLGEIRKSNLKLSKKLSGNFDSSCEVFLSVRVFDSVLHDACRATHRFTKILIELMTKAMWDLDLAANSVYLDIEYAKKGHNRYAFLSYVCLGMFRGFDLKGFGLGENDIVCNGHVLNSEKNGTSMKQLLEHVSSNPMELLSMNQSCDFSKFCENKYQELVNPTMESSIFSNLAHKEVILNSWKSLSVFYDSFVRMASSIWTLHKLAFSFDPVVEIFQVERGVDFSMVYMEDVTRRCILPGKTRAKVGFTVVPGFKIGRTIIQAQVYLNGLKCTELGVDEVANCGNGSEQDRFIR